A part of Aegilops tauschii subsp. strangulata cultivar AL8/78 chromosome 2, Aet v6.0, whole genome shotgun sequence genomic DNA contains:
- the LOC109745446 gene encoding probable metal-nicotianamine transporter YSL6, with translation MVIDYKLTYPSGTASAMLINSVHSTTGVELVEKQVSCLEKYLSISFLWNCFKWFWCWGLLWFDNFPSLGLAAFKNTFYFDFSPTYIGCGLICPHIVNCSALIGAIISWGFLWPYISTKAGEWYPADLGSNDFKGLYGYKVFVSISLILRDGIYNLMKIIYATIKETMNARSHQGRLPLVWVQDDKISKLSAQEKLLNEVFVKDNIPPWLAGSGYVGLAAISTATLPMMFPQLKWYLVLSTYLVVPLLAFCNSYGTGLTNWNLASTYGKIGLFIFASWVGHHGCVIAGLEACGVMMSIISTASDLMQDFKTCYLTLSSPRSMFVSQLIGTALGCVIAPLTFWLYWMAFDIGNPDGMFKAPYAIIYREMSIMGVEGFSVLPQQCLAICSIFFFVAIAINLLRDVTPTRVSNFIPLPMAMAVPFYIGAYFAIDMFVGTVILFVWERVNRKESEDFAGAVASGLICGDGIWSVPSSILSIMKIDPPMCMYIKPSLTYG, from the exons ATGGTGATTGATTACAAGCTAACCTATCCTAGTGGAACTGCCAGCGCTATGTTGATAAATAGCGTCCATAGCACTACTGGAGTTGAACTTGTGGA AAAACAAGTTAGCTGCCTTGAAAAATATTTAAGCATCAGTTTTCTTTGGAACTGCTTTAAGTGGTTCTGGTGTTGGGGACTCTTGTGGTTTGATAATTTCCCTTCCTTGGGACTTGCAGCATTTAAGAACAC GTTTTATTTTGACTTTAGTCCAACCTATATTGGATGTGGTCTTATATGTCCACATATTGTTAACTGCTCTGCACTTATTGGAGCCATCATATCCTGGGGTTTTCTTTGGCCATATATATCCACAAAAGCTGGGGAGTGGTATCCAGCTGACCTTGGAAGCAACGACTTCAAAGGTCTCTATGGGTACAAG GTTTTTGTATCCATATCCTTGATACTCAGGGATGGTATTTATAACCTCATGAAAATCATTTATGCTACTATCAAGGAAACAATGAATGCACGATCACATCAAGGAAGGCTTCCCCTTGTTTGGGTTCAGGATG ATAAAATTTCCAAATTATCAGCCCAAGAAAAGCTTCTAAATGAGGTGTTTGTAAAGGACAATATCCCTCCTTGGTTGGCAGGATCCGGTTACGTGGGCCTTGCAGCAATTTCAACTGCAACTCTACCAATGATGTTCCCACAACTCAAGTGGTACCTTGTCCTCTCTACTTATCTTGTTGTCCCTCTACTCGCCTTCTGCAACTCATATGGCACTGGCCTAACAAACTGGAACCTTGCATCGACATATGGAAAGATAGGACTTTTCATTTTTGCCTCATGGGTTGGCCATCATGGTTGTGTGATCGCTGGCTTAGAAGCTTGTGGTGTTATGATGTCCATAATATCCACTGCCAGTGATCTCATGCAGGACTTCAAGACTTGTTACCTCACCCTCTCTTCGCCAAGGTCCATGTTTGTGTCACAGTTGATTGGGACCGCTCTTGGTTGTGTCATTGCACCCCTCACCTTTTGGCTTTACTGGATGGCATTCGATATTGGCAATCCCGATGGCATGTTCAAAGCTCCATACGCTATCATCTACCGTGAGATGTCAATCATGGGTGTCGAAGGATTCTCAGTGCTACCGCAACAGTGCCTAGCAATCTGCTCTATCTTCTTCTTTGTAGCCATAGCAATCAACCTCCTGCGAGACGTCACTCCAACAAGGGTGTCAAATTTCATCCCACTCCCGATGGCCATGGCTGTTCCATTTTACATTGGGGCATACTTTGCGATTGACATGTTTGTTGGCACTGTCATCTTGTTTGTTTGGGAGAGGGTGAACCGTAAGGAGTCCGAGGACTTCGCAGGTGCGGTTGCTTCTGGTTTGATATGTGGTGATGGTATTTGGAGTGTCCCTTCTTCGATATTGTCCATCATGAAGATTGACCCGCCGATGTGCATGTACATCAAGCCATCCCTTACCTACGGCTGA
- the LOC109745441 gene encoding phylloplanin encodes MATKSLLLAALLVLTVSMAPHGAEAGKQLPLAIISGIVPCSAGNSINVAAVPPFPNAAVQMVCGRDVMASATADRSGTYTMNMGPATSSLLAPLLGNQCKVVVVTPLAACNASLASVSGTLTAPVQLLGIDTGSGTGSGSGGLGGLGGLIGLIGQIVGGLLGGILNIIPLPFSLV; translated from the exons ATGGCAACCAAGAGCCTTCTTCTGGCCGCCCTCCTCGTCCTCACCGTCAGCATGGCGCCGCACGGTGCGGAGGCGGGCAAGCAGCTTCCACTGGCAATCATCTCCGGCATAGTGCCATGCAGCGCCGGGAACTCCATCAACGTGGCTGCGGTTCCGCCGTTCCCGA ACGCCGCCGTGCAGATGGTGTGCGGCCGTGATGTGATGGCCAGCGCCACGGCGGACCGCAGCGGAACGTACACCATGAACATGGGCCCGGCCACCTCGTCGCTGCTCGCCCCTCTGCTCGGCAACCAGTGCAAGGTGGTGGTGGTCACCCCGCTCGCCGCGTGCAACGCGTCCCTGGCCAGCGTCAGCGGGACGCTGACCGCGCCCGTGCAGCTCCTGGGTATTGACACTGGCAGCGGCACCGGCAGCGGTAGCGGTGGCCTCGGGGGGCTTGGCGGCCTAATTGGCCTCATCGGCCAGATTGTGGGCGGCCTCCTCGGTGGCATCCTTAACATTATTCCATTGCCCTTCTCCCTCGTCTAG